The nucleotide window TAATATTACTGACAATGACGTCTATAGtgtcagatttatcaaagggggcaTCATAGGGGccctgttatgctgcgtttacacagaacgataattcgcccgattgtacgattaacaatgtcgaagtaacgttttttttcataaagatcagcgtttagacggtacgatatatcgtacggaaattcgttttgcgatcgttgtgagatcgcttaaagcctatctcacacattggttaaatcggcgaacgactgttcacacggaacgatctgcgaattttttgccaacgatcaacgacgatttgagaacatgttgaaagatcaaaatgaatgatttctcgctcgtcgtttgatcgctcgctgcgtttacacgtatgattatcatttaaattagatcgttatcgtgcgaattcgcacgataatcgttccgtgtagatGTAAATTATCTGCTGAGTCAGGCCGTATTGGGCAGATaccgccccatgtaataaaggcATGTTGCATGATGCTGAGTGTACCTGTAATTTGTAAAAACGTACAGGCATATAgcacagaaagtgcaacagcaacctacaggtgcaagtgcttactgtataGAGGGCtaccaatttttgcttttttttatgccattgagacatgtcaaaagtttagaagGATCTGAGTGTACAGACCTGTACTAATCAGGAGAACAAGcgaggagaggactgtgctgtagcgcatcctctctccgctctgtgtaagaaaaaaaaaaagtcgggctccatagacttccattatgtaccagattctttttttttctaacacagatcGGGAGTAGACTGTGATGCAGTGAGTTctctcccactcagtacaggtcTGAATACTGAGACCTGGACCAATTGCAAcgacggccatacttttacgaaaagatacgtgtGTGCATAGCCAAACACTGTATAAGCTTCTCTTTCTGATTCTAACTGTATATGAAAACTGTCTCTGGGTGTAGATGGTCCAGGCATAGCAGCTGTGCCCATCCAACGCCGGATGTATCTGAACATCcatctaaggccccattcacacgtcagtgtcagtttttcctgtcaggaaatcctgatcaggagggcAAAAaaggcatcaggaaagtatcaggaaaccttcaggatttcctgacagtcatCCGTTTtgaccttcaggaaaccatcaggaaaccatcaggaaaagccttcaggatttcctgatcaggagAATTAAAAAAGacaccaaatgatgtcaccaatAATTCCCTCCCCTTgaaaaagtcacatgatctctcagTAGCCATTTTCTTTTCATCTTTGGATGTGAGAAGGGCTGTTTTAGATATTTGGCTGATCTAGCTCTAGTTTCCGattgttttttttgctgaaagGATGCCTTTTAGACCTGTAGATCATGTTCTCCTTGATTGGCTTGTCTCCTGGCGGTTCGGACAGCAACCTATGTTGGAAGAACACCCAAAGAGGCGGAGGAGATACTGGGTGCATCCTATTGTCTCCCAAAGGTATAGAAAGGGGCATTTCCACACCCTATACACTGATCTAAGGCGGTACCCAGAAAAATTCTTCAACTTCTGCCGGATGTCTATCAGCAGCTATGATCATCTCCTGACACACCTCCGAATAGGACTTACCCACCAGGACACTGACATGAGGAGGTGCATTTCACCTGAGGAAAGGCTGATGGTCACCCTAAGGTAAAATCAATTTTGTCCCGTGTGTATTTTCATCATTATCCTGCTACAGGTTGTATAGGCTGAGCCTATGGTCTCAATGTCATTCAAAACATTGAATAGTCATCTTTGCTTTGCAACTATTTTCAATactaatgtatgttttttttttttttaaacagatttcTGGCATCTGGAAACTCATATGCATCCTTGCATTTTGAGTTTCTTTTGGGGTCCTCCACCATATCCACAATAATTGCTTCAACCTGCGAACTGATTTGGCAGCAACTGAGGGAGATAGTGATGCCACAGCCCAAGGCTGAAGACTGGCTTCGTATTGCCGATGGCTTCTATAATTCCGCACAGTTTCCCAACTGTCTGGGGGCGCTAGATGGCAAACATATACGTGTCAAAAAGCCACCCCACTCAGGGTCACAATATTACAATTATAAGCAGTTTTTCTCGGTAGTCCTGTTGGCCTTGGCTGACAGTGACTATCGGTTTATAATTGTCGATATTGGGGCCTATGGGAGCTCATCTGATGCCGGCATATTCCGAGCTTCCAGATTGGGTGACCGGCTCAGGTCTAATCAACTGGGAATACCAGAACCCCGTCAACTACCTGGTTCATCTGGACCCCCTGCACCATTTGTTATTGTGGCGGACGAAGGTTTTGCACTAGCCCCCCATGTGTTACGGCCATTTCCTCGCCGTGGTTTAGATGAACGACGGCGCATCTTTAACTACCGACTTACGCGTGCTAGGCGGTATGTGGAGTGCGCCTTTGGAATACTAAGTAGCAAATGGCGAGTATTCCAAACCCCTCTTCAACTGAAACCTGAGAATGTCAAGCTGGTTATCCAAGCGTGCGTCATCTTACACAACTTTCTCAGGATCCATGAGTCTGTGCTTGAAATTGAGGTGGATCAGTTCGTGTCAACATCTACCATTCCTGTGGACCAAAACCTACATGGAAGACCCGGATCAGAGGCACTCATATTTCGGGAGctttatgcagatttttttttaagctctgCTGGTGCAGTACCTTGGCAGATGGATGCAATTCATGCCCATAACTAGGTGCATCTTGACATAATTTCTGTTCTATTTTTCTGCTGTTATAGTTAGTTGTGTTTTTAGTTTAGTTAGGGTctcgcaagagaatgaggacccttgacGTGGGCTTGCGAGCTTGAGTATTTCTGCATCAAGTGTATTTTCCCTTTTTAAAGGAATGAACCACAAAATCAATATACAGTAATTACCATGTGAGGCTTTAGTCAATTAGACTTTACACTTCAATCTTCATGGTTAGACTGTATTACACTTGTTTACACCTCTTGTTTACACCTTACTCTCACACCTTACTTTACTTTACTCCTCTTGTTTTCACTTTACTCCTCCTATTTTCACTTTACTCCTCTTATTTTCACTTTACTCCTCTTATTTTCACTTTACTCCTCTTATTTTCACTTTACTCCTCCTATTTTCACTTTACTCCTCTTATTTTCACTTTACTCCTCTTATTTTCACTTTACTCCTCTTGCTTTCACTTTACTCCTCTTGCTTTTACTTTACTCTTCTTGTTTTCACTTTACTCCTCGTTTTAACTTTACTCCTCTTGCTTTCACTTTACTCCTCTTGCTTTCACTTTACTCCTCGTTTTCACTTTACTCCTTTAGCTTTTACTTTACTCCTCTTGTTTTCACTTTATTCCTCGTTTTCACTTTACTCCTCTTGCTTTCACTTTACTCCTCGTTTTCACTTTACTCCTTGCTTTTACTTTACTCCTCGTTTTCACTTTACTCCTCGTTTTCACTTTACTCCTCGTTTTCACTTTACTCCTTGCTTTTACTTTACTCCTCGTTTTCACTTTACTCCTCTTGCTTTTACTTTACTCTTCTTGTTTTCACTTTATTCCTCGTTTTAACTTTACTCCTCTTGCTTTTACTTTACTCTTCTTGTTTTCACTTCACTCCTCGTTTTCACTTCACTCCTTTAGCTTTTACTTTACTCCTTGCTTTTACTATACTCTTCTTGTTTTCACCTTACTCCACCTGTTTTCACTTTGCTCCTTTTGCTTTttgccttatggtccttttacacggaacgatatatcgttcatttttgcacgataacgattgaattcgaacgatactcgtacgtgtaaaggcagcgaacgatcaaacggcgagagagaaattgttcattatgatctttcaacatgttctcaaattatcgttggtcgttcacaaaaaattcgcagattgttccgtgtgaacattctttcaacgatttcacctatgtgtgagataggcttaagcgatcgcaaaatgatcgcataacgatttttccgtacaatgtatcgttccgtctaagcgctgatcgttattaaaaaaaacattgttcattcaaaatcgttaatcgtgccatcgggcgaattatcgctccatgtaaaagtaccattagggtccatttacacggaaagattatctgacagattatctgccaaacatttgaagccaaagccagacagactatagacagagatcaggtcataaaggtaagactgagatttctcctcttttcaaatctattcctggctttggcttcaaatctttggcagataatctgtcaaataatctctctgtgtatacTCCTCTTGTTTGGACTTTACTCTTATTATTTACCTTGTTTACTCTAATTGTAtatacttatgctgcgtttacactgagcgataattcgcccgatcgtccgattaacgatttcgaagtaaactttttttttataacgatcagcgtttagacggaacgatatatcgaaaatcgcttaagtctatctcgcacataggttaaatcggtgaacgactgtttacacagaacgatctgccaatttttttttgtgaatgacgatttaagaacatgttgtaagatcaaaatgaacgatttctcgctcgtcgtttgatcgttcgctgcgtttacatgtacgattattgttcgaattcgatcgttatcgtgcaaattcgaacgatactcgttccgtgtaaacacagcattaaagttccccatacaccttatacttttggcGGTGGGTCCGACCatcaatctaagggccctattacaccaacagattatctgacagatttttactgccaaagccaggaatggatttgaaaagaggagaactctAAGTCTtccctttatcacctgttctctgtttatagtccattcctggctttggttgcaaaaatctgtcagctaatctgttggtgtactagggcccttaaggccctattccaaggaacgattatcgttcataaacacgctccaacgaccgctcgttaacgatcactaactGATTCTTTTTGCAAACGATaacataacacacgtgggaacggGAACAATATATGTAgcgtaacgattattttgcgatCGTTACATGGTCTtcaaaacgttcgccggggtgatcatgaccatacgacacacctactttttttttatctttcaaagaccaacgattttttttcgacatgctgaaaaacaattttgaacgacaatataacgattttgcctttgtcattcactcgtttacaccaattccgcgaagcgattatcgttaacgagcggtcgctGGAGCGAGTTTATAAaccataatcattccgtggaatagggcctttaggtgtaTGGGGTTCCCCTGAataaccactgacagatgatatctGTTGAGACAGGGGTCGGAGGTGATGGAAAATGActgcctgatccctttgttctGGAAGAGCGAGAGCTTTCTGGCCGCAGCTTACCCCTCCTGATAGAAAACACAAGAACACTTAGCCATGTTGAACGTTCGTCTGTATGGGAAGGGTGGGGGGTGGGCGGGAGACACAACTGACAGCCGGACGATCATTCGGCCATCaattattgaagatgtatggccagctttacacCTGTTGGACTTTACCCTTCttgtaatattattattgttaaagggaaccattcaccccgtggcccccggcagaaactgacatacagtgacataaaggtcaatatacttaccacatcgctcccggtcccgtcccggatcccgttgttgacacggagaaatcgccgattcttcttctcccgcccattatggtaatgagctgagatgagtccaacatccataggaaacgacggacgagtccaacttattcatgaggtcctcttctcgtcgccgcccatccacgcctcctggaacttgattgacgtcttcagtcttctgacgaattcccgcgcaggcgccgttgcaaTGGTCTCACCACctctctgcgcctgcgcggtaaacaggatacgtgttcgaggcaatcggcgcacgcgcagtaaacagtgaagctgcggagcggcttcaattgtgaactgcgcatgcgccgaaaacgactgtcacggcgcctgcgcgggatccggcgagaagaaagaagacgaggaggaagaggacccggcgtcaatcaagagtcggaggcggggagaaggctggacttcggacccggcggcgctcattaccataatgggcgcgagaa belongs to Dendropsophus ebraccatus isolate aDenEbr1 chromosome 9, aDenEbr1.pat, whole genome shotgun sequence and includes:
- the LOC138801033 gene encoding uncharacterized protein, with protein sequence MPFRPVDHVLLDWLVSWRFGQQPMLEEHPKRRRRYWVHPIVSQRYRKGHFHTLYTDLRRYPEKFFNFCRMSISSYDHLLTHLRIGLTHQDTDMRRCISPEERLMVTLRFLASGNSYASLHFEFLLGSSTISTIIASTCELIWQQLREIVMPQPKAEDWLRIADGFYNSAQFPNCLGALDGKHIRVKKPPHSGSQYYNYKQFFSVVLLALADSDYRFIIVDIGAYGSSSDAGIFRASRLGDRLRSNQLGIPEPRQLPGSSGPPAPFVIVADEGFALAPHVLRPFPRRGLDERRRIFNYRLTRARRYVECAFGILSSKWRVFQTPLQLKPENVKLVIQACVILHNFLRIHESVLEIEVDQFVSTSTIPVDQNLHGRPGSEALIFRELYADFFLSSAGAVPWQMDAIHAHN